ATAATTCATTATGGCCGCCTTTCCAAACGCAAGACGGGTTCTATTGATGTAGCTATCCTATGGCTAGCCGAAGTCTTAAAGGGTTACAGCACGGAAAACCCTGTTTTTGGGCTTCAGAAGGTTGGGTAGGCTTGTGCAACACAAAACTGGGGTCTTGCCCCAGTTCTGCGTTTATAAGAGTGGATCATTTACCGTTGGGCCAGACCAAGACTATGGTTTGTCCAAATCAGCTCTTTGCTTTCAAGGCTTTTCTTTTCCCAATTGGCGGCATCATCATAATATTCGGCCAATTCTTTGGTGTATCGGATTTTCCCTTCTATCCCATCCTCATCTTCGGGAAAAATGAACTCCTCCTGGATAGCGTACACACCGGCATCAAAAATTTTGGAAAGGCGTGCTACCTGATAAAGGGAATCCTCCTTTTGGAAGAAATAAATACGACCGCCTTCCACACCACAACCCTCAGCCACGTAATCTACATAGAGCATGGCATCAATTTGCGAAAGTCCTTTATTGCCCTGGACGGTAAGATAAAATTGGGGGTTGTCCAATCGAACGGATTTTTCAGTGAATTTTCCATCACCTTTCAGTGTTCGGATCAGTAAATAGTCCTGCTGTGCGGACTTTGCCCTACCGAAGAGATGGGTGACCCCATGAACCGTTTTTTTCTCCAAAGCAATAAGACCACCAAGGATGTACCCTTCGGTTCCTTTGTAGTCCACCTTGTAGAAATGGGAATCGATTCCCTTGTAAGGCCAAGAGTTTTTGTGTTTTTCCAGGATGACCATATGGGTTCCAATTTCCAGTTTCCCAAGGATTTTGGATTCCACAGTGGGTGCTTCACGGAGCAGGACATCGTCCCCAAAAAGATAAACGACTTCGCCTTTTGTAAAATCACAGTCCTCATAGGAACAGTGCAATTTTTCTTGGGCATTGGTAAACAAACAGATGGCTAGTAAGGTAAGGATGGATAACATCTGTCTTGTTTTCATTGAATTAAGATTTAAAATGAACGTTTTGGTATGTACGCCGGGAAGATGGCGCAATGTTGTCAATGACGATGAAATGCCACTTTTTATGGATGAATGACCTCAATTATAAAAAGCTTAACACTAAACTCAAGGCGAGTT
The sequence above is a segment of the Muricauda sp. SCSIO 64092 genome. Coding sequences within it:
- a CDS encoding SH3 domain-containing protein, whose translation is MKTRQMLSILTLLAICLFTNAQEKLHCSYEDCDFTKGEVVYLFGDDVLLREAPTVESKILGKLEIGTHMVILEKHKNSWPYKGIDSHFYKVDYKGTEGYILGGLIALEKKTVHGVTHLFGRAKSAQQDYLLIRTLKGDGKFTEKSVRLDNPQFYLTVQGNKGLSQIDAMLYVDYVAEGCGVEGGRIYFFQKEDSLYQVARLSKIFDAGVYAIQEEFIFPEDEDGIEGKIRYTKELAEYYDDAANWEKKSLESKELIWTNHSLGLAQR